The Candidatus Omnitrophota bacterium genome contains a region encoding:
- a CDS encoding sigma-70 family RNA polymerase sigma factor, with amino-acid sequence MNDKRTLENSNRSLARKNERYGMNASIAEAVQAGSALMAEAAENPDALSLRLWKNGNMRGYNELVQRYERPLIHFILRMIRDADEAKDILQETFVRLYRSLAKLREDKSLKAWLYQTANNLCIDWLRKRKPDKVFAADHQDPSFHAMVEESSLERPKRPDDCYQDQWLQEKIILAMEQLPKKQRTVMTLRSCKGLSIKEIAEILDCNEGTVGTTLFAARQKLMKVLKPVLSDYYGESFAEML; translated from the coding sequence ATGAACGATAAGAGAACGCTTGAAAACAGCAATCGCTCGTTGGCAAGAAAGAATGAACGGTACGGCATGAATGCTTCAATAGCGGAAGCAGTCCAGGCGGGAAGCGCCTTAATGGCGGAAGCGGCCGAAAATCCGGATGCGCTCTCCTTGCGTTTGTGGAAAAACGGCAATATGCGGGGCTACAATGAATTGGTTCAGCGTTACGAACGCCCGCTGATTCATTTTATTCTCCGCATGATCCGCGACGCCGACGAGGCGAAGGACATTCTCCAAGAAACTTTTGTCCGATTGTATCGGTCGCTGGCCAAATTAAGGGAAGATAAAAGTTTAAAAGCCTGGCTTTACCAAACGGCCAACAATCTATGCATCGATTGGCTGCGCAAACGCAAGCCGGACAAAGTTTTCGCCGCCGATCATCAGGATCCATCCTTCCATGCGATGGTGGAAGAGAGCAGCTTGGAACGCCCTAAAAGGCCGGACGATTGTTATCAAGACCAATGGCTGCAAGAAAAAATCATCCTGGCGATGGAGCAACTGCCTAAGAAACAAAGAACCGTCATGACGCTGCGCAGCTGCAAGGGGCTGTCGATCAAAGAGATCGCCGAAATTTTGGACTGCAACGAAGGCACGGTAGGCACCACCTTGTTCGCCGCCCGCCAGAAACTAATGAAGGTTTTGAAACCGGTTTTGAGCGATTATTATGGCGAATCCTTCGCGGAAATGTTATAG
- a CDS encoding ABC transporter ATP-binding protein, protein MEIKSAFELSHLNVNFGPKAILQDLTIEMPAGAIGLLGPNGAGKSTMLKTLMGFIKPRSGGAKVFGYDSIFQGPHIRQLIGYMPEDDTYIPGMTAVEFVSYNGMLCGLPRKEAMLRAHQVLHYCGLGEARYRKVETYSTGMRQRIKLAQALVHDPSLLLLDEPTNGLDPQGRKDLLNLIKDITTKKDISVILSSHLLHDVEMVCEYMMVLFKGKLATAGKIKDLKQLAYVSYEVRVKGDNAPFRAALEKRGGVCANKRDGLMQVKMTETLGTEAIFSSARETGVQIRHMAREEMTLQEVFSSAIDSV, encoded by the coding sequence ATGGAAATAAAATCCGCTTTCGAATTATCGCATCTTAACGTCAATTTCGGCCCTAAGGCGATTCTTCAGGACCTGACGATCGAGATGCCCGCCGGAGCCATCGGCCTTCTCGGTCCCAACGGCGCCGGGAAAAGCACTATGTTGAAAACGCTCATGGGCTTCATCAAGCCCCGGAGCGGCGGCGCCAAGGTCTTCGGCTACGATTCCATCTTCCAAGGCCCTCATATCCGGCAGTTGATCGGTTATATGCCCGAAGATGACACCTATATACCCGGCATGACGGCGGTGGAATTCGTTTCCTACAATGGGATGCTTTGCGGTCTTCCACGCAAGGAAGCCATGCTGCGCGCGCATCAGGTTCTGCATTACTGCGGCCTGGGCGAAGCCCGCTACCGCAAGGTGGAAACCTATTCCACCGGCATGAGGCAGCGCATCAAATTGGCGCAGGCGCTAGTCCATGATCCCAGCCTGCTGCTCCTCGACGAGCCGACTAATGGCCTCGATCCCCAAGGACGCAAGGATTTGCTCAATTTAATCAAGGATATTACCACCAAGAAAGATATTTCCGTTATTCTCTCCAGCCATCTTCTCCACGATGTGGAAATGGTTTGCGAATATATGATGGTTTTATTCAAAGGCAAGCTGGCGACGGCGGGAAAGATCAAAGACCTGAAACAACTCGCCTACGTTTCCTACGAAGTGCGAGTGAAAGGGGATAACGCTCCTTTCCGCGCCGCTTTGGAAAAACGCGGCGGCGTCTGCGCCAACAAGCGCGACGGGCTGATGCAGGTGAAGATGACCGAAACGCTGGGAACGGAGGCGATCTTTTCTTCCGCCCGCGAGACGGGAGTGCAAATCCGCCACATGGCCCGCGAAGAGATGACGCTGCAAGAGGTTTTTTCCTCCGCCATCGACAGTGTTTGA